From a region of the Cucumis sativus cultivar 9930 chromosome 6, Cucumber_9930_V3, whole genome shotgun sequence genome:
- the LOC101216893 gene encoding probable serine/threonine-protein kinase PIX13, translating into MGNLCATPVDTHTPPPTIPSSPVSSNRHGSTQPQNLRVYSLTELKTATKNFRPDTMLGEGGFGRVFKGWVDEATYAPSKVGVGIPVAVKKSNPDSSQGLREWKAEVEFLGKFSHPNVVKLIGYCWEEKQFLLVYEYMQRGSLENHLFRKGVEPLPWETRIKIATGAACGLTFLHTSEKSVIYRDFKASNILLDGNFNPKLSDFGLAKLGPSNGNSHVSTNPVGTYGYAAPEYIATGHLYIKSDVYGFGVVLLELLTGLRAVDPNRPSGSHNLVGWAEPSLSSKKKVKKLIDPRLGDDYSPKGAWATAELILKCLESDPRKRPSMEEVLVILERISSFKDRPKEPKSRARTPSHY; encoded by the exons ATGGGCAACCTCTGCGCCACTCCCGTCGATACCCACACCCCTCCCCCCACTATTCCTTCCTCCCCAG TGAGTTCTAATCGACATGGTTCGACGCAGCCGCAGAACCTTAGAGTTTACAGCCTGACGGAGCTCAAAACGGCCACCAAGAACTTCCGGCCGGATACTATGCTGGGGGAGGGGGGATTTGGAAGGGTTTTTAAAGGATGGGTTGATGAGGCCACCTATGCTCCGTCTAAGGTCGGGGTCGGAATTCCCGTCGCCGTTAAAAAGTCAAACCCCGATAGCTCCCAGGGTCTACGCGAATGGAAG GCAGAAGTAGAATTTTTGGGGAAATTCAGCCATCCGAATGTGGTGAAGTTGATCGGATATTGTTGGGAAGAAAAGCAATTCCTTCTGGTGTACGAATACATGCAGAGGGGTAGTTTGGAAAACCACTTATTCCGAA AAGGTGTAGAACCTCTACCATGGGAAACACGAATTAAAATAGCCACTGGGGCGGCTTGTGGTTTAACGTTCCTCCATACATCTGAGAAGAGCGTTATATACCGGGATTTTAAGGCCTCAAACATTCTTCTGGACGGg AATTTCAACCCGAAATTATCAGACTTTGGGCTAGCGAAACTGGGGCCATCCAATGGTAACTCCCATGTTAGCACAAACCCAGTTGGCACCTACGGATATGCTGCCCCTGAGTACATTGCAACTG GACATTTGTATATAAAAAGTGACGTGTATGGGTTCGGCGTGGTTCTCCTGGAGCTACTGACAGGACTACGGGCAGTGGACCCAAACCGGCCGAGTGGTTCACACAACTTAGTGGGTTGGGCGGAGCCATCACTGAGCAGCAAGAAGAAGGTCAAGAAACTAATAGACCCAAGGCTTGGGGACGACTACTCGCCCAAAGGAGCCTGGGCCACAGCCGAACTGATCTTAAAATGTTTGGAATCGGACCCAAGAAAACGGCCCTCCATGGAAGAAGTTTTGGTCATTCTAGAAAGAATTAGTTCGTTTAAAGACAGGCCCAAGGAGCCCAAATCAAGGGCAAGGACGCCCAGCCATTATTGA
- the LOC101216662 gene encoding catalase isozyme 3 (The RefSeq protein has 1 substitution compared to this genomic sequence), whose protein sequence is MDPYKYRPSSAYNTPFCTTNSGAPVWNNTAVMSVGERGPILLEDYQLIEKIATFTRERIPERVVHARGASAKGLFEVTHDVSDLTCADFLRAPGVQTPVIVRFSTVIHERGSPETLRDPRGFAVKFYTREGNFDIVGNNFPVFFVRDAMQFPDVIRAFKPNPKSHIQEPWRILDFCSYHPESLLSFAWFYDDVGIPINYRHMEGFGVQAYSLINKSGKARLVKFHWKPTCGVKSMLEEEAIRIGGTNHSHATQDLYESIAAGNFPEWRLYIQTIDYDDQNNFDFEPLDTTIEWPEDVIPLQPVGRLVLNKNIDNFFAENEMLAFSMSLVPGIHYSDDKMLQARSFAYADTQRHRLGPNYLQLPVNAPKCPHHNNHHEGFMNFMHRDEEVNYFPSRYDPCRHAEKFPMPPNVLSGKRERCVIPKENHNFKQAGDRYRSWAPDRQERFVRRFVEALSDPRVTHEVRNIWISYWSQADRSLGQKIASRMNVRPNI, encoded by the exons ATGGATCCTTACAAG TACCGTCCATCAAGTGCGTACAACACCCCATTCTGCACAACAAACTCCGGTGCACCAGTATGGAACAACACCGCCGTAATGTCCGTCGGAGAACGAGGCCCAATCCTGTTAGAAGATTACCAACTCATCGAAAAAATCGCCACCTTCACCCGCGAAAGAATTCCTGAACGAGTGGTCCACGCTCGTGGTGCCAGCGCCAAAGGTTTCTTCGAAGTTACCCACGACGTCTCCGACTTAACCTGCGCCGACTTCCTCCGTGCCCCAGGCGTCCAAACCCCCGTCATCGTCCGTTTCTCCACCGTCATCCACGAACGCGGCAGCCCCGAAACCCTCCGTGACCCCCGTGGATTCGCCGTCAAATTCTACACCCGTGAAGGCAACTTTGATATAGTCGGCAACAACTTCCCGGTCTTCTTCGTTCGTGATGCCATGCAGTTCCCTGACGTAATTCGTGCCTTTAAACCCAACCCAAAATCCCACATCCAAGAACCATGGAGAATTCTGGATTTCTGCTCTTACCATCCCGAAAGCCTTCTGTCTTTCGCTTGGTTTTACGACGACGTTGGCATTCCAATCAATTACCGTCACATGGAAGGGTTCGGCGTACAAGCATATTCCCTAATCAACAAATCCGGTAAGGCCCGTCTTGTGAAATTCCACTGGAAACCAACTTGCGGGGTTAAAAGCATGCTGGAAGAGGAGGCTATTAGAATTGGTGGGACGAATCACAGTCACGCCACTCAGGATTTGTACGAGTCGATTGCGGCAGGGAATTTTCCGGAGTGGAGGCTTTACATACAGACTATTGATTATGATGAtcagaataattttgattttgagcCGTTGGATACGACGATAGAATGGCCGGAGGATGTGATTCCGTTACAGCCGGTGGGGAGATTGGtgttgaacaaaaatatcGATAATTTCTTTGCGGAGAATGAGATGTTGGCTTTCTCTATGTCGTTGGTGCCGGGGATACATTATTCGGATGATAAGATGTTGCAAGCGAGAAGCTTTGCGTATGCGGATACACAAAGGCATAGACTTGGTCCTAACTATCTTCAGTTGCCTGTTAATGCTCCCAAATGTCCTCACCATAATAATCATCATGAGGGTTTTATGAACTTTATGCATAGAGATGAGGAG GTGAATTACTTCCCCTCGAGATATGATCCTTGTCGTCATGCTGAGAAGTTCCCGATGCCGCCCAATGTGCTCAgcggaaaaagagaaagg tgtGTGATTCCGAAAGAGAATCATAACTTCAAGCAAGCTGGAGACAGATACCGATCATGGGCACCAGACAG ACAAGAACGATTCGTGAGACGTTTTGTGGAAGCGTTATCGGACCCGCGTGTCACACACGAAGTTCGCAACATATGGATCTCGTATTGGAGTCag GCTGACAGGTCATTGGGCCAAAAAATAGCATCTCGTATGAATGTGAGGCCAAACATCTAA